GCCTTCTGCCTTGCCCTGGGTGCCCAGCGGCAGGGAAGCGCCGTCAAGGCCGACACGGGCGGTTTGGCACTCAGTTCGAACAGCTTCCTCCGCCTGCTCAGGAACCCGCGCTGGGTGTTCGGCCTCCTGCTGCTGTGCGCCGGCATGGCCATGAACGCGGTGGCGCTTGTGTCCGCCCCGCTCACTGTGGTCCAGCCAATTGGCGCCATCGCGCTCGTCATCACAACCATCATTAATGCCAAGGACCAGGACCTCACCATCAACCGGGCAACGGTGGTGGCCATCGCCGCCTGCGTGACGGGCTCTGCGCTCTTTGTGCTGCTCGCGGTGAACGTCACCCGGGAAAACCACCATGTGAGCCTGACCGATGAGCTCACGATCGTGCTGCTGCTGGCCCTCGCCGTCGGAGTCTTCGGCACATTGGCCGTCATGTTCAGGCACCGGATTAACGCTTTCGTCTACATCCTCGGCGCAGGGGTCCTTTTTGGATTCGTGGCAGTATTGACGCGCATCATCGGCAAGAACCTGCTCGATCCGAACGGTCTGTTCCTGCTGAACGTTCAGTGGTACTCGGTAGTGGCCCTCATCGCCGCGGGAGGGCTGGGGTCATGGTTTGTCCAAAGCGCCTACTCCGGAGGTCCGCCCGACCTCGTGATCGCGGGACTCACTGTGATCGATCCCCTTGTGGGGATAGCCATCGGCATTGTTATCCTTGGTGAGCTCCGCCCGGACGTCCATGCCGTTATGGCGATTGCCATGGGAACGGCCGCTTCCCTTGCTATCGTTGGGGTTATCGCCCTTTCCCGGCACCATCCCGAGGTCACCAAGCGCAGGAAAGACGCGCGGAAGGCCGCGGGCAGGCCGTCCCCCTAGACCCCGTTCCCGCCTACCAGATCCAGCAGTTCCACGAACCGGGCGCTACCATGCCGGGCCAGCCGTGCTGTCAGTCAACGCTGTCCGCACCGTGACCATCAGGAGTTCTCCACGTGACCACGCCAGCCGACCAGCCGCCACTGACCATCCTGATCGCCGCGGACACCTATCCGCCCCACATCAACGGCGCAGCCCAGTTCGGCTACCGCCTGGCCAAGGGGATGACCGGCCGGGGGCACAACGTGCATGTCCTGGCCTGCCGCGCGGATAACGGGAAGAGCTTCACCGAGTTCCGGTCAGAAGCCACCGTGCACCGCCTCCGCTCCCACGCCGCCCCCACCCATGAGTACTTCCGCCTTTGCTTTCCCTGGGAAATCAAGAAGGAGATCAGCCTCCTTTTTGACCGCGTGAAGCCGGACGTCGTCCACATCCAGAGCCACTACATGATCGGCGAGCACGTCCTCTACGAGGCCTTGAAGCGGGGTGTCCGGATCGTTGCCACCAACCACTTCATGCCGGAAAACCTCAACCCCTTCCTGCCGTTTCCCCGGTGGTTCAAGGACATCATCGGGCGCATCTCCTGGAAGGACATGGGCAAGGTGATGGGAAAGGCGGACGTGGTCACCACGCCAACACCGCTGGCGGCCAAGGCAATGCACGAGCACGCATTCCTGCGCAAGGTCCTGCCGCTCTCCAACGGCATTGATTCCACCGCGTACGAGCTCCAGCCCGGTGAGCAGGTTGAACCGCACCCGTATCCCACCGTCATGTTCGCCGGCAGGCTCGCGGAAGAAAAGCACGTGGACGTCCTCATCAAGGCGATCAGCAAGACGCCGCCTGAGCTGAATGTGCACCTGGAGATCGTGGGTGGCGGCGAGGTGCGTGCGGCCCTGGAGGATCTGGTGCAGCGCCTTCGTTTGGGCAGCCGGGTGAAGTTCCTGGGCCTCGCCAGCGACGAGGACCTGCGGAAGGCCTACATCCAGGCAGATGTTTTCTGCATGCCGGGCACGGCGGAGCTGCAGTCACTGGTGACCCTGGAAGCCATGTCAGCCTCCACCCCGGTGGTGCTT
The window above is part of the Pseudarthrobacter sp. NS4 genome. Proteins encoded here:
- a CDS encoding DMT family transporter codes for the protein MVWVAVFLALLGAFCLALGAQRQGSAVKADTGGLALSSNSFLRLLRNPRWVFGLLLLCAGMAMNAVALVSAPLTVVQPIGAIALVITTIINAKDQDLTINRATVVAIAACVTGSALFVLLAVNVTRENHHVSLTDELTIVLLLALAVGVFGTLAVMFRHRINAFVYILGAGVLFGFVAVLTRIIGKNLLDPNGLFLLNVQWYSVVALIAAGGLGSWFVQSAYSGGPPDLVIAGLTVIDPLVGIAIGIVILGELRPDVHAVMAIAMGTAASLAIVGVIALSRHHPEVTKRRKDARKAAGRPSP
- a CDS encoding glycosyltransferase: MTTPADQPPLTILIAADTYPPHINGAAQFGYRLAKGMTGRGHNVHVLACRADNGKSFTEFRSEATVHRLRSHAAPTHEYFRLCFPWEIKKEISLLFDRVKPDVVHIQSHYMIGEHVLYEALKRGVRIVATNHFMPENLNPFLPFPRWFKDIIGRISWKDMGKVMGKADVVTTPTPLAAKAMHEHAFLRKVLPLSNGIDSTAYELQPGEQVEPHPYPTVMFAGRLAEEKHVDVLIKAISKTPPELNVHLEIVGGGEVRAALEDLVQRLRLGSRVKFLGLASDEDLRKAYIQADVFCMPGTAELQSLVTLEAMSASTPVVLADAMALPHLVRDGENGYLFTPNDSDDLAKKITQILELPKDQRQAMGQASRKMVEPHSIQGTLQTFEDLYRGAGFEDKVV